Proteins encoded within one genomic window of Oryza brachyantha chromosome 7, ObraRS2, whole genome shotgun sequence:
- the LOC102718188 gene encoding sister chromatid cohesion protein SCC2 isoform X1, translating into MDPGGGAGGGRRAGFERACRLPNTVHSEIAPALPLPTLPPALGDGDDRHDQPLADPDRPDMIMQAANIARILAHTDVSHLGFTEADNVHADPTHCSWLWREVLNHNPDAFRIKPQALPPSTAECHTDCLGLTDETFVPLEGYENQNQEHEKHFEHVTPNFNNMRKEHVFPRDDIIPHREHLQNNLSPDSIASKKPKVRKKEIHNSASSSDPSIPNSQEIIGNFCEMVEDFCGKAELPDDADGDEWLSIPLNDAKVLVNEITSVRSKKILHEIPMDTLARLLHVIDRQIRCSQGLSIDVKENADAADAEPLVFSALESIHAALAIMTHHDMPKQLYREELIERILDFSRHQIIDCMAASNPTFRALYKPAERVTNDGDEDEEDMENGPANKRRRTTTLNMRKSSTNRVSASIHSAVQKLCLILGFLTELLTTVRLSDSCILQLAKTCFTTFLVDNMQLLQLKAISVICMVFSSYTQHRTYLVDETLVLLRKLQFSKNAIRTYHLADEEHKQIQMITALLVHLVQFSANVPDNLKGTVNWSTIVDASVDASYPIKCHEAATEACCLFWTNVLQRFTAAKSQDMSEAKGIIDNLVQDLLTILNLPEYPAAAPVLEVLCVLLLQNAGLKSKDTSARCFAIDLLGGIASRLKRDSVICSKEKLWILQELTDTESDGSKILKNKCCVCLGGRGINMGCDVCGRCFHSDCVGAVSQENLQCDYACPLCFCKRQLSVLQSYYELQNKENGKRNAASHRKKSTVPDELTAVDIVQQILLSYIQEAGPQDDGNLFTRWFYLCMWYKDDPHSQEKIIYYLARLKTKEILRDSGNGLVLSRDWAKKICLALGQKNSFSRGFDKILSLLLASLRENSPVIRAKALRAVSSIVEADPEVLGDKRVQSAVEGRFCDSAISVREAALELVGRHIASHPDVGLKYIEKVAERIKDTGVSVRKRAIKIIRDLCASNPNTDTTRAFVEIISRVNDEESSVQDLVCKTFYELWFEEPTGSHKHLVADGSSVPMEIAVKTEQIVDMLRNMPNHQPLITIIKRNLALDFLPQSAKATGINSSFMLSLRKRCELICKRLLERILQVEEGAASETEVHALPYVLALQAFCVVDPTLCTPVTDPSQFVVTLQPYLKNQVDNKSTAQLLESITFVIDAVLPLIRKPPQSVVVELEQDLKQMIVRHSFLTVVHACIKCLCALSKAADRGPMLLEYLVNIFYKHLSGSNSDSQLLGRSLFCLGLLLRYGSQLMAASENQLDFPKIIDLLKRRYLLKDDFSLKVRALQALGYILIAKPDFMLHKDILTLIEASLSSDVDYRLKIQGLQNLLEYLRDAESQLNTESTSKPPVHYATNGGSEVPVAAGAGDTNICGGIIQLYWNSILERCLDINDQVRQSALKIVEIVLRQGLVHPITCVPHLIALETDPLEGNSKLAHHLLMNMNEKYPSFFESRLGDGLQMSFRFFESTISNHNMVATNMKSNPIAFVKPGISRIYRLIRANRNSRNKFVHSIVRKFEADNRSYPTVSFLVYCAEVLASLPFTSPDEPLYLIYDINRVIQLRAGAVESSLKNWTSMYQHPEMVGMPRDTGDAVMHEAGGYSNQNLIDVSQMMLGNTCSMPVVNMAKLQEDCHGAIALQLLLKLKRHLKTVYSLTDARCQAFSLKDPPKSGETISKQNIPFNISNTNTSLPSCHQDAARVYQDFKTVLREDTVDYGMYTASAQKKRPTPRSSTRVRRPAAVTRGRGGGGGDDEDTEDEDWTGRARVLDFSAQGGRVTRQRVQV; encoded by the exons ATGGAccccggcggcggggccggggGCGGGAGGAGGGCCGGCTTCGAGCGCGCCTGCCGCCTGCCCAACACCGTCCACTCCGAGATCGCCCCCGCGCTGCCGCTCCCCACGCTCCCGCCCgccctcggcgacggcgacgaccgccaCGACCAGCCGCTCGCCGACCCCGACCGCCCCGACATGATCATGCAGGCCGCCAACATCGCGCGCATCCTCGCCCACACCGACGTCTCCCACCT GGGCTTCACGGAGGCGGACAACGTCCACGCGGATCCCACCCACTGCTCCTGGCTCTGGAGGGAGGTGCTCAACCACAACCCCGACGCCTTCCGCATCAAACCCCAAG CTTTGCCACCTTCAACTGCAGAATGTCACACTGACTGCCTTGGACTAACCGACGAAACATTTG TTCCCCTTGAAGGCTATGAAAATCAAAATCAGGAGCACGAGAAGCATTTTGAGCATGTCACGCCAAACTTTAATAACATGCGAAAGGAGCATGTATTTCCTCGGGATGACATTATCCCACACAGAGAGCATCTTCAG AATAATCTATCACCAGATTCAATTGCTTCAAAGAAGCCAAAAGTTAGGAAGAAAGAAATCCACAATTCTGCTTCAAGTTCTGACCCCAGCATCCCTAATAGTCAAG AAATCATCGGCAATTTCTGTGAGATGGTAGAGGATTTCTGTGGAAAAGCAGAACTTCCTGATGATGCAGATGGTGATGAGTGGCTATCAATTCCACTGAATGATGCTAAAGTTCTTGTAAATGAAATCACATCTGTTCGGTCAAAGAAGATTTTGCATGAGATTCCTATGGATACACTTGCAAGGCTATTACATGTGATAGACCGTCAGATCCGGTGTTCTCAAGGTTTATCAATCGATGTGAAGGAAAAT GCTGATGCTGCAGATGCTGAACCCTTGGTTTTCTCTGCTTTGGAGTCGATTCATGCAGCATTAGCTATAATGACCCACCATGACATGCCAAAGCAGTTATATCGAGAAGAA CTTATTGAGCGAATTCTGGATTTCTCACGGCATCAGATCATTGATTGTATGGCTGCAAGTAACCCAACTTTTCGAGCTCTTTACAAACCAGCTGAAAGAGTCACAAATGATG GTGATGAGGATGAAGAAGACATGGAAAATGGACCAGCTAACAAAAGGAGGCGTACTACTACTTTAAACATGAGAAAATCTTCTACAAACAG AGTTTCTGCTTCTATACATTCAGCTGTACAGAAACTATGCTTGATTTTGGGCTTTCTTACGGAACTTCTGACAACAGTGCGCTTATCAGATAGTTGTATCCTGCAGTTAGCAAAAACATGCTTTACTACATTCTTGGTGGACAATATGCAACTTTTACAATTGAAGGCAATTTCTGTCATTTGCATG gttttttcatcatacaCACAACACAGGACTTACTTGGTTGATGAAACACTTGTTCTTCTACGTAAGCtacaattttcaaaaaatgctATTAGAACTTACCATCTAGCAGATGAAGAACATAAGCAAATCCAGATGATAACAGCATTATTAGTTCACCTGGTTCAGTTCAGTGCAAATGTTCCTGATAATTTAAAGGGAACAGTAAACTGGAGCACTATTGTTGATGCATCAGTTGATGCTAGTTATCCAATCAAATGCCATGAAGCAGCAACGGAAGCTTGTTGCCTTTTTTGGACCAATGTGCTTCAACGTTTCACTGCTGCTAAATCTCAGGATATGTCAGAAGCCAAAGGGATTATAGATAACCTTGTACAGGACTTGCTAACCATACTAAACTTGCCTGAGTATCCAGCTGCTGCCCCAGTACTTGAG GTTCTCTGTGTGTTACTGCTTCAAAATGCTGGATTGAAGTCAAAGGATACCTCTGCTCGTTGTTTTGCTATCGATCTTCTTGGTGGTATTGCATCAAGGTTGAAGCGTGATTCGGTTATCTGTAGCAAGGAGAAGCTTTGGATATTGCAAGAACTTACTGATACTGAAAGCGATGGATCAAAAATCTTGAAGAATAAATGCTGTGTTTGTCTTGGTGGAAGAGGTATAAATATGGGATGTGATGTCTGTGGAAGATGTTTCCATTCAGATTGTGTGGGTGCTGTTAGTCAGGAAAACTTACAGTGTGATTATGCCTGTCCGTTATGCTTTTGCAAACGGCAGCTCAGTGTGTTGCAATCATATTATGAGTTACAGAATAAAGAGAATGGCAAAAGAAATGCTGCCTCTCATCGGAAGAAATCTACTGTACCTGATGAGCTGACAGCAGTGGATATTGTTCAGCAAATACTTTTGAGTTATATTCAGGAAGCTGGTCCGCAAGATGATGGGAACCTGTTTACACGATG GTTCTATCTCTGCATGTGGTACAAAGATGATCCACATTCTCAAGAGAAGATTATCTACTATCTTGCCAGACTGAAAACTAAAGAGATTCTGCGGGATTCTGGTAATGGTTTGGTATTATCCAGAGATTGGGCTAAGAAAATTTGTTTGGCACTTGGCCAGAAGAACTCATTTTCTAGGGGGTTCGATAAAATTCTTTCCCTCCTTTTG GCTAGCTTGAGAGAAAATTCTCCTGTAATAAGAGCAAAGGCCTTGCGTGCA GTCAGCAGTATAGTTGAAGCTGATCCTGAGGTCTTGGGTGACAAACGCGTCCAGTCTGCTGTTGAAGGAAGGTTTTGTGACTCAGCTATTTCTGTCCGTGAAGCTGCACTTGAGCTTGTAGGTAGACACATAGCTTCACATCCTGATGTGGGCCTGAAG TATATTGAGAAAGTGGCTGAGCGGATAAAGGACACAGGAGTAAGTGTTCGCAAACGTGCGATCAAAATCATCCGTGATCTGTGTGCTTCAAATCCAAACACGGACACCACTCGTGCCTTTGTGGAAATTATTTCTCGTGTTAATGATGAGGAGTCTAGTGTACAG gatCTTGTTTGTAAAACATTTTATGAGCTATGGTTTGAAGAACCAACTGGGAGTCATAAGCACTTGGTTGCTGATGGTAGTTCAGTTCCTATGGAGATTGCAGTAAAGACTGAACAGATTGTTGACATGTTGAGAAATATGCCCAATCACCAACCCCTCATTACCATTATAAAACGTAATTTGGCTCTTGATTTCCTTCCACAGTCAGCTAAGGCGACAGGCATCAACTCATCATTTATGTTATCCCTACGGAAGCGTTGTGAGTTGATATGTAAGCGCTTGTTGGAAAGAATACTGCAG GTGGAAGAGGGAGCTGCTAGTGAGACTGAAGTCCATGCGCTTCCTTATGTGCTTGCCTTACAAGCATTTTGCGTTGTTGATCCCACCCTCTGCACTCCTGTAACTGATCCTTCTCAGTTTGTTGTGACACTTCAACCATACCTTAAGAATCAG GTTGACAATAAATCAACGGCCCAGTTGCTTGAAAGTATAACTTTTGTAATTGATGCTGTTCTTCCGCTCATAAGGAAGCCACCACAATCTGTGGTTGTAGAGCTAGAACAGGATCTGAAGCAGATGATTGTTCGGCACTCTTTTTTGACAGTTGTGCATGCCTGTATCAA GTGTCTTTGTGCCCTTAGCAAAGCAGCAGATAGAGGGCCAATGTTATTGGAATACCTTgttaacattttttataagcATCTTTCTGGTTCTAATTCTGATAGTCAG CTTTTGGGCCGATCATTGTTTTGTCTTGGACTCCTCCTTAGGTATGGTTCTCAACTCATGGCAGCATCTGAAAATCAACTTGATTTCCCAAAGATTATTGACTTGCTCAAGAGGAGgtatcttctcaaggatgatTTCAGCTTGAAGGTTCGAGCTTTGCAG GCCCTGGGGTACATACTTATTGCAAAACCTGATTTTATGCTACATAAAGATATCTTAACCCTAATAGAGGCATCACTGTCTTCTGACGTTGATTATAGACTAAAG ATTCAAGGATTGCAAAACCTTCTTGAGTATCTCCGTGATGCGGAAAGCCAACTCAATACGGAGAGCACCAGCAAGCCACCTGTACACTATGCAACAAATGGTGGTAGTGAAGTGCCTgttgctgctggtgctggagACACTAACATATGTGGTGGTATTATCCAATTATATTGGAATTCTATTCTTGAAAGATGCTTAGATATAAATGATCAAGTCCGTCAAAGTGCACTAAAG atTGTTGAAATTGTTCTTCGCCAGGGTTTGGTTCACCCCATTACCTGTGTTCCACACCTTATAGCACTAGAAACAGACCCACTGGAGGGGAATTCAAAGTTGGCTCATCATCTTTTAATGAATATGAATGAAAA GTATCCTTCATTTTTTGAAAGCCGATTAGGTGATGGCCTGCAGATGTCCTTTCGATTTTTTGAGTCCACAATTAGCAATCATAACATGGTGGCCACAAACATGAAATCGAATCCAATTGCCTTTGTTAAACCTGGGATATCTCGAATATACCGTCTGATCCGTGCAAACCGGAATTCCAGGAACAAATTTGTACACTCAATAGTCCGTAAATTTGAGGCTGACAACCGCAGTTACCCCACAGTTAGCTTTCTTGT GTACTGTGCTGAAGTTCTTGCCTCTCTCCCGTTCACAAGCCCTGATGAGCCActttatttgatatatgatataaatCGGGTTATTCAATTAAGAGCTGGAGCAGTTGAGTCAAGTTTGAAAAATTGGACTTCCATGTATCAGCACCCAGAAATGGTGGGCATGCCAAGAGACACTGGTGATGCTGTTATGCATGAGGCTGGGGGATActcaaaccaaaatttgattgatGTTTCTCAAATGATGCTTGGCAATACATGCAGCATGCCAGTTGTTAACATGGCCAAACTTCAG gAAGATTGCCATGGTGCGATAGCTCTGCAGCTCCTTCTCAAACTGAAGCGACATCTGAAAACTGTCTATAGTTTAACCGATGCCCGCTGTCAG GCATTTTCTCTGAAAGATCCACCAAAATCTGGTGAAACAATCTCCAAGCAGAATATCCCATTTAACATTAGTAATACTAACACCAGTTTGCCAAGCTGCCATCAGGATGCAGCACGTGTCTACCAG GATTTCAAGACAGTGCTGCGAGAAGACACTGTAGACTACGGAATGTACACTGCTTCGGCCCAGAAAAAGCGTCcaactccaagaagctcaacGAGAGTAAGAAGGCCAGCGGCTGTTACAAGAGGCCGTGGCGGGGGTGGTGGTGACGATGAAGACACCGAGGACGAAGATTGGACTGGCAGGGCAAGAGTGCTGGACTTCAGCGCTCAGGGTGGGCGAGTAACAAGGCAGAGGGTTCAAGTATGA